Proteins encoded by one window of Panicum virgatum strain AP13 chromosome 7N, P.virgatum_v5, whole genome shotgun sequence:
- the LOC120681807 gene encoding receptor protein kinase TMK1-like — protein sequence MDSAAAAAAPILPLLLSLLLATPAAAATHPTDIAALKDLRKSLTNPDALGWPDNDDACGPPAWPHVSCDRSGRVDNLDLKNAGLAGTLPATISSLAALQGLSLQGNRLSGPLPSFRGMSALRQAFLNDNAFDSIPTDFFDGLTALLEISLGNNPRLNASNGGWALPDGLSASAQQLQVLSLDNCSLSGAVPPFLGTMNSLQNLTLSYNNLSGPIPDTFNASGIQRLWLNNQLGETKLSGTLDVIATMPSLQELWLHGNQFSGPIPDAIAACKDLYTVRLNSNQLLGLVPPGLAALPDLQELKLNNNNLLGPIPPVKAPNFTFSGNGFCAAKPGDTCAPVVMALLQFLADVQYPTGLVDTWSGNDPCAAGWAGVSCVQGKVTVLNLPDKGLNGTISPSLGNITTLLDVILGGNHLSGQVPDSLTNLDSLRKLDLSMNDLSGPLPTFKPSVQVDVSGNLNFNSTAAPPDAQPNSSPHSPATPSGAPGSHGSNAAIPGNVRKTSSAVLLDTTIPVAVSVVALVAVGSAFFCKKRASTPPQAASVVVHPRDSSDPDNLAKIVVATNDGSSGTSQGNTHSGSSSLAGDVHMIEAGNFVIAVQVLRGATKNFAKENVLGRGGFGVVYKGELHDGTMIAVKRMEAVAVSNKALDEFQAEIAVLTKLRHRNLVSILGYAIEGNERLLVYEYMPNGALSRHLFQWKQLGLEPLSWKKRLNIALDVARGMEYLHNLGHHRFIHRDLKSANILLGDDFRAKVSDFGLMKDAPDENFSVATRLAGTFGYLAPEYAVTGKISTKADVFSFGVVLLELITGTTAIDDSRVGEGEETRHLAYWFCQIRKDEEKLRAAIDPTLDVADDEILDSISVIAELAGHCTAREPSQRPDMGHAVNVLVPMVEKWKPVKDEAEDYLGIDLHLPLLQMVKSWQDAEASMTDGSILSLEDSKGSIPARPAGFAESFTSADGR from the exons atggactccgccgccgctgccgccgctcccaTCCTCCCCCtactcctctccctcctcctcgccacgccggcggcggcggccacgcacCCGACCGACATCGCCGCGCTCAAGGACCTCCGCAAGTCCCTGACCAACCCCGACGCGCTCGGATGGCCCGACAACGACGACGCGTGCGGGCCCCCCGCCTGGCCGCACGTCTCCTGCGACCGCTCGGGCCGCGTCGACAACCTCGACCTCAAGAACGCCGGCCTCGCCGGCACCCTCCCCGCCAccatctcctccctcgccgccctccAGGGCCTCAGCCTCCAGGGCAACCGCCTCTCCGGCCCGCTCCCCTCCTTCCGCGGCATGTCCGCCCTCCGCCAGGCCTTCCTCAACGACAACGCCTTCGACTCCATCCCCACCGACTTCTTCGACGGCCTCACCGCCCTCCTCGAGATCTCCCTCGGCAACAACCCCCGCCTCAACGCCTCCAACGGCGGCTGGGCGCTGCCCGACGggctctccgcctccgcccagCAGCTGCAGGTCCTCTCCCTCGACAACTGCAGCCTCTCCGGCGCCGTCCCGCCCTTCCTCGGCACCATGAACAGCCTCCAGAACCTCACCCTCTCCTACAACAACCTCTCCGGCCCCATCCCCGACACCTTCAACGCCTCCGGCATCCAGAGGCTCTGGCTCAACAACCAGCTCGGCGAGACCAAGCTCTCCGGCACGCTCGATGTCATCGCCACCATGCCCAGCCTCCAGGAGCTCTGGCTGCACGGCAACCAGTTCTCCGGCCCCATCCCCGACGCCATCGCCGCCTGCAAGGACCTCTACACAGTCAGGCTCAACAGCAACCAGCTCCTGGGCCTCGTGCCACCTGGCCTCGCCGCCTTACCCGACCTCCAGGAGCTCAagctcaacaacaacaacctctTGGGCCCCATCCCGCCCGTCAAGGCGCCCAATTTCACCTTCTCCGGCAACGGGTTCTGTGCCGCCAAGCCCGGGGACACCTGCGCGCCGGTGGTCATGGCATTGCTCCAATTCCTCGCCGACGTCCAGTACCCCACCGGGCTCGTCGATACCTGGTCCGGGAACGACCCCTGCGCGGCGGGTTGGGCTGGCGTTTCCTGCGTCCAGGGCAAAGTCACCGTGCTCAACCTGCCGGACAAAGGCCTCAACGGCACAATCAGCCCGAGTCTCGGCAACATCACCACGCTCTTAGACGTCATCCTCGGCGGGAACCATCTCAGCGGCCAAGTGCCGGACAGCCTCACCAACCTTGACTCGCTTCGGAAGCTGGACTTGTCCATGAATGACTTATCTGGGCCACTGCCCACCTTCAAGCCGAGCGTCCAGGTGGATGTCTCTGGTAATCTCAACTTCAAtagcacggcggcgccgccggatgCGCAACCAAACAGCTCCCCTCATTCTCCAGCAACTCCCAGCGGCGCACCAGGCTCACATGGCAGTAATGCAGCCATCCCGGGGAATGTGAGGAAGACCTCATCAGCTGTCTTGCTGGACACAACCATTCCGGTTGCAGTCAGCGTGGTTGCTCTGGTAGCGGTGGGTTCTGCGTTCTTCTGCAAGAAAAGGGCATCAACGCCTCCACAGGCAGCCTCTGTTGTCGTCCATCCCCGTGATAGTTCCGATCCAGACAACTTGGCCAAGATTGTTGTGGCGACCAATGACGGCAGCAGCGGCACATCTCAAGGCAATACACATAGCGGGAGCAGCAGCTTGGCTGGTGATGTCCACATGATCGAGGCTGGAAATTTCGTGATTGCAGTGCAGGTCCTCCGTGGtgccaccaaaaattttgccaAGGAGAATGTGCTTGGCCGTGGGGGCTTCGGCGTCGTTTACAAAGGGGAGCTGCACGACGGCACCATGATTGCGGTGAAGAGGATGGAGGCTGTTGCGGTCAGCAACAAGGCTTTAGACGAGTTCCAAGCTGAGATTGCCGTTCTAACCAAGTTACGGCACCGCAATTTGGTGTCGATTCTGGGATATGCAATCGAAGGGAACGAGAGGCTGCTGGTCTATGAATACATGCCTAATGGGGCTTTGAGCAGGCATCTGTTCCAGTGGAAGCAGCTTGGGCTGGAGCCTCTCTCGTGGAAGAAGAGGCTCAACATCGCCTTGGATGTCGCCCGTGGAATGGAATATCTGCACAACCTGGGTCATCACCGCTTCATTCACAGGGATCTCAAGTCCGCAAACATTCTACTAGGCGATGACTTCCGGGCAAAGGTGTCAGATTTTGGGCTGATGAAAGATGCGCCAGATGAGAACTTCTCTGTGGCAACCAGACTCGCCGGAACATTTGGATACTTGGCTCCTGAGTATGCAG TGACGGGGAAAATCTCCACAAAGGCAGATGTCTTCAGCTTTGGGGTAGTGCTGCTGGAACTGATAACAGGGACAACTGCTATTGATGACAGCCGTGTAGGCGAGGGCGAGGAAACCCGTCATCTGGCATACTGGTTCTGTCAGATAAGGAAGGATGAGGAGAAGCTGAGGGCGGCGATCGATCCCACTCTGGACGTGGCGGACGACGAGATCTTGGATAGCATCAGCGTGATCGCGGAGCTTGCTGGACACTGCACTGCCCGGGAGCCCTCCCAGCGGCCGGACATGGGGCACGCCGTGAACGTGCTGGTCCCGATGGTGGAGAAGTGGAAGCCTGTGAAGGACGAGGCCGAAGATTACCTGGGCATCGACCTGCACCTGCCGCTGCTGCAGATGGTGAAGAGCTGGCAGGACGCAGAGGCCAGCATGACGGACGGGAGCATCCTGAGCTTGGAAGACAGCAAGGGTAGCatcccggcccggccggccgggttTGCCGAGTCGTTCACTTCGGCGGACGGCCGGTGA
- the LOC120681823 gene encoding exocyst complex component EXO70A1-like, which translates to MESLAQRAALLRESLHKSQQATDAVVSILGSFDSRLSALDSAMRPIQVRTHAVRTAHENIDRTLRSADVILTQFDRTLEAEREIQKGPHENLQGFLDAVDRLRTIERFFSSNRSYRSSDGVLNHVNALLSKALVKMEGEFQNQLSQRSKPMEPDRLFDCLPSTLRPSSESQPEGGKNTSSENQQNPEAAVYSPPALIEPKFVPLLSKLAQQLVQAGCQQQCSEIYSEARASALESSLKNLGVEKLSKDEVQKMPWEILESKIGNWIHFMRIAVKLLFAGERQLCDQVFECSQSLRDKCFAAITKNSLATLLSFGEAIAMSKRSPEKLFVLLDMYEIMCELQTEIDTIFVGESCSQMRDSALSLTKCLAQTAQKTFSDFEEAVEKDATKNIHTDGTVHPLTSYVINYVKFLFDYQSTLKQLFQEFKKEDGTGSELAAVTMKIMQALQNNLDAKAKQYKDPALMHIFLMNNIHYIVKSVRRSEAKDLLGDDWIQRHRRIVQQNANQYRRIAWSKVLQCLSGQGLTSSGGSGQVGSEGGNSSGASRAAVKERFRSFNVLFEEIYQKQCSWSVPDTELRESLRLAVAEILLPAYRSFIKRFGPLIENSKAPGKYVKHTPEQLELLLGNLFEGKQERA; encoded by the exons ATGGAGAGCCTGGCGCAGCGCGCGGCGCTGCTCCGGGAGTCCCTGCACAAGAGCCAGCAGGCCACGGACGCCGTCGTGTCCATCCTCGGCTCCTTCGACAGCCGCCTCTCCGCGCTCGACTCCGCCATGCGCCCCATCCAG GTGAGGACGCACGCCGTCCGGACGGCGCACGAGAACATCGACCGGACGCTCCGCTCCGCGGATGTCATCCTCACGCAGTTCGATCGAACTCTAGAG GCGGAGCGTGAAATACAGAAGGGGCCGCATGAGAACCTTCAAGGTTTTCTAGATGCAGTTGATCGGTTGAGAACTATTGAACGTTTCTTTAGCTCAAATAGGAGTTACCGCAGTAGTGATGGGGTGCTCAACCATGTGAATGCCCTCCTTTCTAAGGCCCTTGTGAAGATGGAGGGAGAATTCCAGAATCAATTGTCCCAGCGCAG CAAACCTATGGAGCCTGATCGTCTTTTTGATTGTCTTCCAAGTACACTTCGACCATCCTCTGAATCTCAGCCCGAAGGTGGGAAAAACACATCATCCGAAAATCAGCAAAACCCGGAGGCTGCTGTATACAGTCCTCCTGCTCTTATTGAGCCAAAGTTTGTTCCATTACTCTCTAAATTGGCACAACAGTTGGTTCAAGCTGGATGCCAACAGCAATGCTCAGAAATATACAG TGAAGCTCGCGCTTCAGCTTTAGAATCAAGTTTGAAGAACTTGGGTGTTGAAAAACTGAGCAAAGATGAAGTGCAGAAAATGCCTTGGGAGATTTTGGAATCTAAAATAGGAAACTGGATTCATTTCATGCGAATTGct GTCAAACTCCTTTTTGCTGGGGAGCGCCAGCTTTGTGACCAAGTTTTTGAATGCAGTCAATCTTTGAGGGATAAGTGCTTTGCTGCAATAACAAAGAACAGTTTGGCTACACTACTCAGTTTTGGAGAGGCAATTGCTATGAGTAAACGATCACCAGAGAAACTGTTTGTTCTGCTAGACATGTACGAAATAATGTGCGAACTTCAAACGGAG attgaCACCATCTTTGTTGGAGAATCATGTTCTCAAATGCGTGACTCTGCACTGAGTTTGACGAAATGCTTAGCACAAACGGCGCAGAAGACTTTCAGTGACTTTGAAGAAGCGGTTGAAAAGGATGCAACAAAGAATATTCATACTGATGGAACAGTTCATCCTTTAACAAGCTATGTGATCAACTATGttaaatttttatttga CTACCAGTCCACTTTAAAACAGCTTTTCCAGGAGTTCAAAAAGGAAGACGGAACAGGTTCTGAGTTGGCAGCTGTAACCATGAAAATCATGCAAGCTTTACAGAATAATTTGGATGCAAAAGCAAAGCAATACAAGGATCCTGCTTTGATGCACATATTTTTGATGAACAACATTCACTACATCGTCAAATCTGTCCGCAG ATCAGAAGCCAAGGATTTGTTGGGCGATGACTGGATTCAAAGGCATAGGAGGATTGTACAACAGAATGCAAATCAGTATAGAAGAATTGCTTGGTCAAAG GTGTTGCAATGCCTCTCTGGTCAAGGTTTGACTTCATCTGGAGGTAGTGGTCAAGTAGGGAGTGAGGGGGGCAATAGCAGTGGAGCTTCAAGAGCAGCTGTCAAGGAGAG ATTTAGGTCTTTCAATGTGTTATTTGAGGAGATCTATCAGAAGCAATGTAGCTGGTCTGTTCCAGACACTGAGTTGCGCGAGTCACTAAGACTTGCGGTTGCTGAAATTCTGTTGCCTGCGTACAGATCTTTCATCAAACGTTTTGG GCCACTCATTGAGAACAGCAAAGCGCCTGGAAAATACGTCAAGCACACGCCCGAGcagcttgagctgctgctagGCAATTTGTTCGAGGGGAAACAAGAACGTGCTTGA
- the LOC120681402 gene encoding uncharacterized protein LOC120681402 yields the protein MLSLLLKNLHKLYSGDPNPWAAWIRYWYWGECASGDSPCWRAMQSLLPLYRSMTSVVLADGASTSFWLDSWSSAGVLKDSLPALLSHCLDKSISIKTVVALGARGLAWPPRLSSAANHELALLESALATVPLSPGHDLRFITTSPSSSFRTSLVYEAIRAAPTAPPPPLADANWNNFAPAKVQFAFWLLRLGRTRTRERLHHHGCLDTDICPFCPGVEDVVHLFVTFPRLRGLWDRFFPDAIAPTDVLSIHSSLASTTGLDEPSTNTALLLTLWCVWKARNRMVFDNIALGVDGIIASMRARLRLWVFRAPCRVDSSRLLLWCNSLSNVT from the coding sequence ATGCTAAGCCTCCTCCTCAAGAATTTGCATAAGCTGTACTCCGGCGATCCCAACCCTTGGGCCGCTTGGATCCGCTACTGGTACTGGGGCGAATGCGCCTCCGGCGACTCTCCCTGCTGGCGCGCCATGCAGTCTCTCCTCCCCCTCTACAGGAGCATGACGTCTGTCGTCCTCGCCGATGGCGCATCCACCTCATTCTGGCTTGACTCCTGGTCATCCGCCGGTGTGCTCAAGGACTCCCTTCCGGCGCTCCTCTCTCACTGCCTGGATAAATCCATCAGCATCAAGACTGTGGTGGCCCTTGGTGCTCGCGGCCTCGCCTGGCCTCCGCGACTCTCCTCAGCGGCCAACCACGAGCTCGCCCTCCTGGAATCCGCGCTCGCCACGGTACCACTCTCCCCCGGGCATGACCTCCGCTTCATCacgacctcgccctcgtcgTCCTTCCGCACCAGCCTCGTCTATGAAGCAATCCGTGCCGCGCCCACGGCTCCGCCCCCGCCTCTCGCCGACGCCAACTGGAACAACTTTGCACCGGCCAAAGTCCAGTTCGCCTTCTGGCTTCTGCGCCTGGGAAGGACCAGAACGCGGGAACGCCTGCATCACCATGGTTGCCTTGACACTGACATCTGTCCATTCTGCCCCGGAGTTGAAGATGTTGTGCACCTCTTTGTGACATTCCCCCGCCTCCGTGGTCTCTGGGACCGGTTCTTCCCCGACGCCATCGCTCCGACCGACGTGCTCTCCATCCACTCCTCTCTCGCCTCTACTACAGGTTTGGATGAGCCCTCCACCAACACCGCGTTGCTTCTCACCCTATGGTGCGTCTGGAAAGCCAGGAACCGTATGGTCTTCGACAACATTGCCCTCGGCGTGGACGGCATCATCGCGTCGATGCGTGCACGCCTCCGGCTTTGGGTCTTTCGTGCTCCCTGCCGGGTCGACTCGTCTCGGCTCCTGCTCTGGTGTAACTCCCTTAGTAATGTAACATAA
- the LOC120682963 gene encoding nudix hydrolase 26, chloroplastic-like: MVVAAASARCLVIVPHSRPAAALRLPRRITRPPLSCSTSASPLVTVASMDAPPQGYRTNVGICLANPSLTKIFSASRIDIPSAWQMPQGGIDAGEEPRAAAIRELREETGVTSAEIVAEAPNWLTYDFPPDVREKLNARWGTDWKGQAQKWFLFRFTGNDDEINLNGDGSEKPEFAEWTWMTPQEVIEKAVEFKKPVYEEALKHFTPYLQSDPTPSS; encoded by the exons ATGGTGGTGGCCGCCGCATCTGCACGCTGCTTGGTCATCGTTCCCCacagccgccccgccgccgcgctccgccttCCACGACGAATCACCAGGCCCCCGCTCTCCTGCTCGACCTCTGCCTCGCCGCTCGTCACCGTCGCATCCATGGACGCGCCGCCGCAGGGCTACCGCACCAACGTCGGCATCTGCCTCGCCAACCCCTCCCTCACCAAG ATTTTCTCGGCTTCTAGGATCGACATTCCTAGCGCGTGGCAGATGCCTCAG GGTGGTATCGATGCAGGGGAAGAACCGAGAGCAGCTGCTATTAGGGAATTGAGAGAAGAAACTGGCGTCACATCTGCAGAGATCGTGGCTGAG GCTCCTAACTGGTTAACATATGATTTCCCGCcggatgtgagagaaaaactgAATGCTAGGTGGGGAACAGATTGGAAAGGCCAGGCTCAAAAATG GTTTTTATTTAGATTTACTGGAAATGATGATGAGATTAACCTTAATGGTGATGGATCTGAGAAGCCAGAATTTGCTGAATGGACATGGATGACACCCCAGGAAGTTATTGAAAAG GCAGTTGAGTTCAAAAAACCTGTATATGAGGAAGCACTGAAACACTTTACCCCCTATCTACAGTCAGATCCAACTCCTTCATCTTAG
- the LOC120683509 gene encoding uncharacterized protein LOC120683509, with protein sequence MADLAAAPSPPPPAVLSVLFVDGDRTVDLGTVTVHPSLAVKKLQAVVADRVGVAPHQISAALARPRRARRVPLDEGADLAAAAAAREGAGCYVLASLRRARRGGRARRDKHKASAADAAPPPEKAILKRLPPTDLASMVAPAAMLGGWDYEAQLREQRDWYLMSTAAAADPYLLPLVPELEDPPMWSPRPACPECEAAAAAMRQPPFHWCVRDAVVTAGFRSHVGPIERPAKKSPSPPPSPGRLPGLLGMPVY encoded by the coding sequence ATGGCGGACCTCGCCGCGGCGCCCTCGCCCCCGCCCCCCGCCGTCCTGTCGGTGCTCTTCGTCGACGGCGACCGCACCGTCGACCTCGGCACCGTCACCGTGCACCCGTCGCTCGCCGTCAAGAAGCTGCAGGCCGTCGTGGCCGACCGCGTCGGCGTCGCGCCGCACCAGATCTCGGCCGCGCTCGCGCGGCcccggcgcgcgcgccgcgtgCCCCTCGACGAGGgggccgacctcgccgccgccgccgccgcgcgcgagggCGCCGGCTGCTACGTCCTCGCGtccctccgccgcgcgcgccggggcggccgcgcccgccgcgacaAGCACAAGGCCTCCGCCGCGGACGCCGCTCCCCCGCCCGAGAAGGCCATCCTCAAGCGCCTCCCGCCCACGGATCTGGCGTCCATGGTGGCCCCCGCCGCCATGCTCGGCGGCTGGGACTACGAGGCGCAGCTGCGGGAGCAGCGCGACTGGTACCTCAtgagcaccgcggcggcggcggatccgtaCCTCCTCCCGCTGGTGCCGGAGCTGGAGGACCCGCCGATGTGGtcgccgcggccggcgtgcCCCGAgtgcgaggcggcggccgcggccatgCGTCAGCCGCCCTTCCACTGGTGCGTGCGCGATGCCGTGGTCACCGCCGGGTTCCGCTCGCACGTGGGCCCGATCGAGCGCCCGGCGAAGAAGTccccctcaccgccgccgagccccggaCGCCTGCCGGGGCTCCTCGGCATGCCTGTCTACTGA